The nucleotide window ACGTACAATGATTTGGTTGTGAAAGCATATGGTTGAACCTCCACATCCGCCTTAGTGATAGATCTTAAGAATGAGGATTTACCAACATTTGGATAACCACAGATAACGAGCGTTCTGGTATTTGGATCAATAGATGGCAATCTACCCAAATGTTGTCTGACCTGTTCCAAGTATACCAAAGGATccttcaacttcttcataATAGTAGCCATTCTACCCAAGGCAGCACGCTTCAATTGCTTACATTGGAAAAGAGACTGACCAAACTTTAATAGCCTCACATAATCTCTTGAAACCTGTTCCACTAATGTCTTGGCACGGGACACAGCTGCCAAAGAAACCTTGTAGTGGTTCTTCTCATAAAGAGTATCCATTAGATCTCTGTGGAAAGGATGGATATCATTAATGTTTGGGAAACCTTTCAATAGATCATCGAACTTCTCCACAAAACCTTCAGCAGTGAACTTCACTTTACGCATATAGAATGCTCTAATACGGGTGATCTTGAAACCTGGTCTAATGACCGTAGGTGTTTTACGTTGCGTCCTATTCAAAACGATATCCAATAAGTCATTTGACGTCGGAACCGTAGGAATGTCCTTCCAGGATAATTGCATGTTGAAATATCTATCTTGAGGTGCTTCACGCGCGGCTAGTACGAATTACCTCTTAGATTAAGCAGCCTGGACTTATGGATTAAGTGCTGTTAGGTTCAActagctcatctcatcgccTACTAAAAATTTTTCCATGAATTGCTTTTTCTATTGACCAAGGATGTCTGGGTGTAACACGACTAGTGCTCATCAGTAGTCAACAGACGCATAATATCATGGAGAATTGGTTGCGGTTTAGCACTTTAGACTACAGCTTCCCTATCTCAAGCCCTCTTGGTTCATTTTCATCTCTGTTAACTGTTTATTACTCGACTAAACTGTACCTGTGGACTGAAACGACTGATATCGCATGGCCGATCATGAAATATGAAATTAGGACGACTGAGAGCTAAGACAATAGTAGATACTACTTATCCATCACTGTTGCTTTGCTTTATCGGTTTTCTACCATATCTTGACAACTCAGTATAGGGGTTACCCGGCTATGGAATTAGCTACGCGTCTTTCGTAGTTGCCACTTGAGCCGTTTGATTAAAATACTTAAATATACATTACTCCGCAGCTACATTACGTCTAAAGGTCGGTTGAATTTTGATTACTGATCTTTTTAGAGCTGCTTAAGTTGGGCCCCACAGCAATTGTCGTAAGAGGATGTCGGAATCAAGTTCTCCACTATTAGTGGGTGCTTTACTACGCCACCATAAGGAACTTAAGCAAAGACAAGGCTTATACCAATCACGTCATATGGACTTTTTCAGATACAAGAGATTCGTAAGAGCATTGAAATCACCTGAATACCATAAGAAGTCTCAAGAAGAGCCGGAATTGTACCCACCCGTCAAGACTGACGATGATGCCCGTGAAGTCTTTGTTTCGTTGATCAAGTCGCAGGTTGTTGTACCATGCAAGAAGTTGCACTCTTCAGAGTGCAAGGAAAACGGTCTTAAGCCCGACAAGGACTATCCAAATCTACTTCTCTCAGATAAAGCTACCCTAGAACCGGATGAGTACTACGTATGGATGTATACCCCCAAGACATGGCTAGATTATGTTACTGTTATTGGTGTCATTGTGGGCATACTCGTGTTTGTCTGCTATCCGCTATGGCCTTCTTCCATGAAACGTCTCGTATATTATTTGTCCCTCGGATTATTAGCTCTCATCGGTTTATTTTTCGGTATAGCCGTTATTAGGCTTTTTGTATACGTATTATCGCTAGCTATGGTTAGTGAGAAGGGTGGCCTATGGATATT belongs to Eremothecium sinecaudum strain ATCC 58844 chromosome IV, complete sequence and includes:
- the SEC62 gene encoding Sec63 complex subunit SEC62 (Syntenic homolog of Ashbya gossypii ABR196C; Syntenic homolog of Saccharomyces cerevisiae YPL094C (SEC62)), whose protein sequence is MSESSSPLLVGALLRHHKELKQRQGLYQSRHMDFFRYKRFVRALKSPEYHKKSQEEPELYPPVKTDDDAREVFVSLIKSQVVVPCKKLHSSECKENGLKPDKDYPNLLLSDKATLEPDEYYVWMYTPKTWLDYVTVIGVIVGILVFVCYPLWPSSMKRLVYYLSLGLLALIGLFFGIAVIRLFVYVLSLAMVSEKGGLWIFPNLFEDCGVLDSFKPLYGYGETECYSYIKKMKRKKKNIQKN